From a single Phragmites australis chromosome 7, lpPhrAust1.1, whole genome shotgun sequence genomic region:
- the LOC133923609 gene encoding homeobox-leucine zipper protein HOX17-like isoform X2 translates to MSPCCSTLQRFLEMPLLPAKRSEVAAEEGLRGGSDEEDRGCSIDGSRKKLRLSKDQSAVLEDSFREHPTLNPRQKAALAQQLCLRPRQVEVWFQNRRARTKLKQTEVDCEFLKRCCDTLTEENRRLQREVQELRALKLLSPHLYAHTSLPITLTMCPSCERVSQTNSTAASDRRAASITTAGDGTVCHRPIAVRPQQS, encoded by the exons ATGTCGCCATGCTGCTCCACCCTCCAG AGATTCCTGGAGATGCCACTGCTCCCCGCAAAGCGGAGCGAGGTCGCGGCCGAGGAGGGCCTGCGTGGTGGCAGCGACGAGGAGGACCGCGGCTGCAGCATCGACGGCTCACGGAAGAAGCTTCGGCTGTCCAAGGACCAGTCGGCCGTGCTCGAGGACAGCTTCCGGGAGCACCCCACTCTCAACCCT AGGCAGAAGGCAGCGTTGGCGCAGCAGCTCTGCCTGCGGCCCCGGCAGGTCGAGGTGTGGTTCCAGAACAGGCGTGCTAG GACGAAGCTGAAGCAGACGGAGGTGGACTGCGAGTTCCTGAAGCGCTGCTGCGATACGCTGACCGAGGAGAACCGGCGGCTACAGAGGGAGGTGCAGGAGCTACGCGCGCTCAAGCTCCTCTCGCCGCACCTCTACGCGCACACGTCCCTGCCCATCACCCTCACCATGTGCCCCTCCTGCGAGCGCGTCTCCCAAACCAACTCCACTGCCGCCTCCGACCGCCGCGCTGCCTCCATCACTACGGCCGGCGACGGCACCGTCTGCCATCGCCCAATCGCCGTCCGGCCGCAGCAGTCATGA
- the LOC133923609 gene encoding homeobox-leucine zipper protein HOX17-like isoform X1 — protein MMERTEDLGLSLSLSSSLAPRTRHVAMLLHPPVKRFLEMPLLPAKRSEVAAEEGLRGGSDEEDRGCSIDGSRKKLRLSKDQSAVLEDSFREHPTLNPRQKAALAQQLCLRPRQVEVWFQNRRARTKLKQTEVDCEFLKRCCDTLTEENRRLQREVQELRALKLLSPHLYAHTSLPITLTMCPSCERVSQTNSTAASDRRAASITTAGDGTVCHRPIAVRPQQS, from the exons atgaTGGAGAGGACCGAGGACCTAGGGCTCAGCCTCAGTCTGAGCTCGTCTCTTGCTCCTCGCACTCGCCATGTCGCCATGCTGCTCCACCCTCCAG TGAAGAGATTCCTGGAGATGCCACTGCTCCCCGCAAAGCGGAGCGAGGTCGCGGCCGAGGAGGGCCTGCGTGGTGGCAGCGACGAGGAGGACCGCGGCTGCAGCATCGACGGCTCACGGAAGAAGCTTCGGCTGTCCAAGGACCAGTCGGCCGTGCTCGAGGACAGCTTCCGGGAGCACCCCACTCTCAACCCT AGGCAGAAGGCAGCGTTGGCGCAGCAGCTCTGCCTGCGGCCCCGGCAGGTCGAGGTGTGGTTCCAGAACAGGCGTGCTAG GACGAAGCTGAAGCAGACGGAGGTGGACTGCGAGTTCCTGAAGCGCTGCTGCGATACGCTGACCGAGGAGAACCGGCGGCTACAGAGGGAGGTGCAGGAGCTACGCGCGCTCAAGCTCCTCTCGCCGCACCTCTACGCGCACACGTCCCTGCCCATCACCCTCACCATGTGCCCCTCCTGCGAGCGCGTCTCCCAAACCAACTCCACTGCCGCCTCCGACCGCCGCGCTGCCTCCATCACTACGGCCGGCGACGGCACCGTCTGCCATCGCCCAATCGCCGTCCGGCCGCAGCAGTCATGA